In one window of Mytilus trossulus isolate FHL-02 chromosome 7, PNRI_Mtr1.1.1.hap1, whole genome shotgun sequence DNA:
- the LOC134725581 gene encoding group XIIA secretory phospholipase A2-like isoform X1, translated as MYAQILIALLLCSSCYCYEEDALKQALGGGLTEGLEDLMTSFGEAIDGLADLAEGKTIECKYKCRSGIKAIPHPDHTPTSNGCGSFGIEFDTGNLPQMTECCDVHDKCYDICNTDKETCDKDFRQCLLVMCGKLGDDLNKEEAEVPKFMFGKGCEATAEIMYRGTLALGCSPYKKAQKNACLCNDKLSLDHKAAENKSGTKIPKVDKKSNDKRAKQQKKADNIKKSEVSEQEKNSNTNKKSEQKSDKKSDKKQEKVKPKTSRESGDL; from the exons ATGTACGCACAAATATTAATTGCTTTGCTTCTCTGCTCGTCTTGTTACTGTTACGAAGAAGACGCCTTGAAGCAGGCTTTAGGTGGAGGACTTACAGAAGGACTGGAAGACCTCATGACCTCGTTTGGCGAGGCAATAGACGGATTGGCTGACTTAGCTGAAGGAAAAACAATCGAATGCAAATACAAATGTAGAAGCG GAATTAAAGCCATACCCCACCCTGACCATACTCCGACATCAAATGGTTGTGGATCATTTGGAATTGAG tttgATACAGGGAACCTGCCTCAGATGACAGAATGTTGTGATGTACATGACAAATGTTATGACATATGTAATACTGATAAAGAAACATGTGATAAGGACTTCAGACAATGTTTGCTGGTCATGTGTGGTAAACTTGGAGATGATTTGAATAAAGAAGAAGCTGAAG tgccaaaatttatgtttggaaaAG GATGTGAAGCTACAGCAGAAATAATGTACAGAGGAACACTAGCTTTGGGTTGTTCACCATATAAAAAAGCTCAGAAGAATGCCTGTCTCTGCAATGACAAACTGTCTCTGGACCATAAAGCTGCAGAAAATAAATCTGGTACTAAAATTCCTAAAGTTGACAAGAAATCCAATGATAAAAGagcaaaacaacaaaagaaggcagataacattaaaaaatctGAAGTATCAGAACAAGAGAAGAATtctaatacaaataaaaaatcagaacagaaatctgataaaaaatctgataaaaaacaAGAGAAAGTAAAACCAAAAACCAGCAGAGAGAGTGGGGATTTatga
- the LOC134725581 gene encoding group XIIA secretory phospholipase A2-like isoform X2 — protein sequence MYAQILIALLLCSSCYCYEEDALKQALGGGLTEGLEDLMTSFGEAIDGLADLAEGKTIECKYKCRSGIKAIPHPDHTPTSNGCGSFGIEFDTGNLPQMTECCDVHDKCYDICNTDKETCDKDFRQCLLVMCGKLGDDLNKEEAEGCEATAEIMYRGTLALGCSPYKKAQKNACLCNDKLSLDHKAAENKSGTKIPKVDKKSNDKRAKQQKKADNIKKSEVSEQEKNSNTNKKSEQKSDKKSDKKQEKVKPKTSRESGDL from the exons ATGTACGCACAAATATTAATTGCTTTGCTTCTCTGCTCGTCTTGTTACTGTTACGAAGAAGACGCCTTGAAGCAGGCTTTAGGTGGAGGACTTACAGAAGGACTGGAAGACCTCATGACCTCGTTTGGCGAGGCAATAGACGGATTGGCTGACTTAGCTGAAGGAAAAACAATCGAATGCAAATACAAATGTAGAAGCG GAATTAAAGCCATACCCCACCCTGACCATACTCCGACATCAAATGGTTGTGGATCATTTGGAATTGAG tttgATACAGGGAACCTGCCTCAGATGACAGAATGTTGTGATGTACATGACAAATGTTATGACATATGTAATACTGATAAAGAAACATGTGATAAGGACTTCAGACAATGTTTGCTGGTCATGTGTGGTAAACTTGGAGATGATTTGAATAAAGAAGAAGCTGAAG GATGTGAAGCTACAGCAGAAATAATGTACAGAGGAACACTAGCTTTGGGTTGTTCACCATATAAAAAAGCTCAGAAGAATGCCTGTCTCTGCAATGACAAACTGTCTCTGGACCATAAAGCTGCAGAAAATAAATCTGGTACTAAAATTCCTAAAGTTGACAAGAAATCCAATGATAAAAGagcaaaacaacaaaagaaggcagataacattaaaaaatctGAAGTATCAGAACAAGAGAAGAATtctaatacaaataaaaaatcagaacagaaatctgataaaaaatctgataaaaaacaAGAGAAAGTAAAACCAAAAACCAGCAGAGAGAGTGGGGATTTatga